The Glycine soja cultivar W05 chromosome 8, ASM419377v2, whole genome shotgun sequence genome has a window encoding:
- the LOC114422586 gene encoding putative kinase-like protein TMKL1 encodes MLILVLGLASATFLVFVAVYLFYSKRRVSKYNESKDIESSEHKEDGEMAQKEDLMIFQGGEDLTICDILDAPGEVIGKSNYGTLYKALLQRSNKVSLLRFLRPVCTARGEELDEMIHFLGRIRHPNLVPLLGFYTGPRGEKLLVHPFYRHGSLTQFIRDGNGECYKWSNICRISIGIAKGLEHLHTSQEKPIIHGNLKSKNILLDRSYQPYISDSGLHLLLNPTAGQEMLESSAAQGYKAPELIKMKDASEESDIYSLGVILLELLSGKEPINEHPTPDEDFYLPNFMRNAVLGHRIADLYHPAILLRNSRDDNIPVTEECILKVFQLAMACCSPSPSVRPNIKQVLKKLEEIMF; translated from the exons ATGTTGATACTAGTGCTTGGACTAGCTTCAGCTACTTTTTTAGTGTTTGTTGCTGTTTATTTGTTCTATAGCAAGAGAAGGGTGTCAAAGTATAATGAGAGTAAAGACATTGAGAGTTCAGAACACAAGGAGGATGGGGAAATGGCTCAGAAGGAGGATTTGATGATCTTTCAGGGTGGAGAGGACCTTACAATATGTGACATTTTGGATGCTCCTGGTGAAGTGATTGGAAAATCCAACTATGGAACACTGTACAAGGCTTTGTTGCAGAGGAGCAACAAGGTGAGCCTGCTCAGGTTTCTGAGGCCAGTGTGCACTGCAAGGGGAGAAGAATTGGATGAGATGATTCACTTTCTTGGAAGGATAAGGCACCCTAACTTGGTTCCTCTTCTGGGGTTCTACACTGGGCCAAGGGGTGAGAAGCTTCTTGTTCATCCCTTCTATAGGCATGGGAGTCTCACTCAATTTATAAGAG ATGGAAATGGAGAGTGTTACAAATGGTCTAACATATGTAGAATATCCATTGGTATAGCCAAAGGACTAGAGCATCTTCACACATCACAGGAGAAGCCTATTATTCATGGAAACCTCAAGTCTAAAAACATTCTTCTGGATCGCTCCTACCAGCCGTACATCTCGGATTCCGGCCTACATCTTCTGTTGAATCCAACGGCTGGCCAAGAAATGCTTGAAAGTTCAGCAGCTCAGGGTTACAAGGCACCTGAGCTCATCAAAATGAAGGATGCAAGTGAAGAGAGTGATATTTATAGCCTCGGTGTGATTTTGCTGGAATTGCTTTCAGGAAAGGAACCTATCAACGAGCATCCAACTCCTGACGAGGATTTCTATTTGCCAAATTTCATGAGAAATGCAGTCCTTGGACACAGAATTGCTGATTTATACCATCCTGCCATTCTTCTCAGGAACAGCAGAGATGATAACATTCCAGTGACGGAAGAATGCATTCTCAAAGTCTTTCAACTTGCTATGGCTTGTTGCTC